The window AAATGAAGATAAGCTGGTGACCATTGCCAAAGCCTATTCAGGATTAACAGATAAAGAAATCATGGAGGTAAGCAAGTTTGTGAATAAAAATGCCATTGAAAAATTTGGCCCTGTACGAACGGTAAAAGCAGAGCTTGTTTTTGAGATTGCCTTTGAAGGGATTGGGTTCAGTAACCGTCATAAAAGCGGGGTTGCCCTTCGATTTCCAAGAATTGTAAGATGGCGGAAAGATAAAACAGTAGACGAGATTGATACCCTGGAAGAAATTAAAAAATTAATACAATAAACATGGCAGCCTTTGAACATACCAACGGATTTACCATCATTCAGCAATGGATGAAGGATAAAGGCATTGCTCCTTTTAAATTTCAGATGGATACATGGAAGAAATTTGGAAGCGGATATAGTGGTATGGTAGTAGCGCCTACAGGATTCGGAAAAACTTTTTCTGTTTTTTTAGCATTGATCTCAGACTTTTTAAACCATCCTGAAAACTATAAAAAAGGATTAAAAATGATCTGGGTCACCCCACTCCGTTCATTGTCTAAAGATATTGCCAAGGCAATGCAGGAAGCCATGGATGAAATTGGCATTGATTGGGTGGTTGGGGTAAGAAACGGAGACACAGATCCTAAAATAAGACAACAACAGGTCAGAAAGATACCTGAAATCTTGGTGGTAACTCCTGAAAGTTTACATCTTTTACTGGCTCAGAAAAATCATGAAATCTTCTTCAAGGATATGAAATGTGTTGTGATAGATGAATGGCATGAATTGTTAGGTTCAAAACGCGGTGTCATGGTAGAACTGGGAATATCACAGCTTAGGAAATACGTTCCAAAACTTCAGATTTGGGGAATTACAGCCACCATTGGAAACCTGGATGAAGCCATGGATGTTTTGATACCTTATGACATTAAGAAAACAAAAATCACAGCGAAAGAACATAAAAAGATTGATATTATTCCCGTATTTCCTGATGAAGTGGAAATACTACCCTGGGCAGGCCATCTAGGCCATAAGCTTGCAGATAAAGTAGTTCCCATCATCCTTGAATCGAAATCTACCATTGTTTTTACCAATACCCGAAGTCAGAGTGAAATGTGGTATCAACTGCTTTTAGATGCCTATCCTGATTTTGCAGGGCAAATTGCTATTCACCACAGTTCTATTGATGCCCATCTGAGAATCTGGATTGAAGAAAATCTAAGTTCCGGAAAATTAAAAGCTGTTGTTTCCACTTCATCATTAGACCTGGGAATAGATTTCAAACCTGTTGATACAGTGATTCAAATCGGTTCTGCAAAAGGAGTGGCTAGATTTCTTCAAAGAGCGGGCCGTAGTGGGCACTCTCCTTTCGAAACATCCAAGATTTATTGTGTTCCCACCCACTCTTTAGAATTAATAGAGGTTTCTGCTTTAAAAGAAGCCGTAAAGCAAAAAGTAGTGGAGCCAAGAGAGCCTCAAGTACTGTGTTTTGATGTTTTGATTCAATTCCTCATGACTCTGGCCGTTGGAAATGGCTTTTATCCTGATGAAACTTATGAAAGAATTAAAAAAGTATATGCTTTTCAGGAAATCATGGATGAAGAATGGAAAAGTATTCTTGAGTTTTTGACCATTGGCGGCAGTGTTTTAAAAAACTATGAGGAATTTCATAAAATCGTCATCATGGAAGATGGCTTGTATAAAGTAACTTCCCGAAAAATTGCTATGCTTCACCGAATGAATATGGGCGTGATTGTAAGCGATGCCATGCTCAAAGTAAAATTTATTTCCGGTGGTTATGTGGGAATGATTGAAGAATATTTTATTTCCAAACTTAAAAAAGAAGAAAGATTTATTCTGGCTGGTCGAACGTTGGAAGTTGCTATGATTAAGGATATGACCGTCTATGTAAGAGCTGCAAAGGGAAAAGCCCTGGTTCCAAGTTATCTTGGTGGAAGATTGCCATTAAGTTCCAATCTGGGTCATTTTTTAAGAGAAAAACTTTCGCATGCCTTAAGCCCAAAGGCTTCAGAAAAAGAACTTAAATTTCTGCATCCGCTATTGATTAATCAAGAAGAGAATTCTCACATTCCGCAGGAAAATGAATTTCTGGTGGAAATGATCAAAAACCGCGAAGGCTATCATTTATTTATGTATCCTTTTGAAGGCCGTCTGGTACATGAAGTAATGGCCGCGTTAATTGCCTTTCGGATATCAAAACTGGCCCCTATTTCCTTTTCAATGGCAATGAACGACTATGGATTTGAGCTGTTCAGCGATAAGGAGATTCCGTTGAATGAAGAAAATTTACAGCAGATATTAACCCGGGATAACCTGATGAATGATGTGATTGCCAGCATCAATTCTGCAGAAATGGCAAGGCGGAAATTCAGGGATATTGCAGTGATCTCCGGAATGGTGATTCAAAATTATGTCGGTCAGCAACGCTCCAATAAATCGTTGCAAAGTTCAGCCGGGCTCATTTTTAAAGTTTTGGAAGATCATGATTCTCACCACTTTTTAATCAAACAGGCCTATACAGAAGTCTTTAATATGCAGCTTCAGGAACAACGGCTCGTCGAAGCTTTTAAAAGGATTGAAAAATCTAAGGTTATTTTAAAACATTCCCGGTCTTTTACGCCTTTAAGCTTTCCTATTAAGGTAGACAGTTTGAGGCAGACTCTTTCCAGTGAAGGATTGGATGCAAGAATTAAAAGAATGCTGAAACTTTCCAATGTAGCAGATATTTGATATCAGTATTTACTCATAATTTAATCGTATTGTTAGCCTAATATTCTGACAGAATTTTCTTGATAAGTTTAAATATTCGCCGTACCTTAGAGTATAGCTTCCAGGAAGCTAAAATAAAAAATACACAATGGCAAAATTGTTTTTAGTCCGTCACGGACAGTCCCTCTGGAATCTTGAAAACAGATTTACCGGATGGCAGGATATCGATATTACAGAAACAGGAATTGAAGAAGCAAAAAATGCGGGAATTGCCTTAAAAAAGGAAAAAATAGACATTGCCTTTACTTCAGTTTTGCTAAGAGCTAAGCATACCCTTACCATCATTCTTGATGAAATTGGAAAACCCAATATTCCTATTGTCATGGATAAAGCCTTGAATGAGCGCTCTTATGGAAACCTGGAAGGCCTTAATAAAGCAGAAACTGCCCTGAAATATGGAGAAGAACAGGTTCATACCTGGCGCAGATCTTTTGATGTAGTTCCACCTGGTGGAGAAAGCCTTAAAGATACTTATAACAGGGTAATCCCGTATTTTGAAAAAGAAATTACTCCCTTGTTGAAGAAAGGAGAAAATGTATTGATTGTGGCTCATGGAAACAGCCTTCGTGCCCTTATCATGTACCTGGAACATTTATCTCCTGAAGAAATCCTGGAAAGAGAAATTGCAACAGGAGTTCCAGTCACTTATATTTTTGATGAAAAATTTCATGTAAGCAGAAGAGAGAATAATTATTATTAAAACAATCTTTTGTAAGAAAACTTAAACTTTACCCAAAAATCTTTACCTAATTCACTGTGTATATTATTACTAAAGAAATTACCATTCAAAATGAAGTTTTTACGCTGACAAACCAGCGTGCACTGTTTCTGAAAAAGAAAAAGCTGTAATACTTTCTGATCTTCATATCGGAAAAACTGCTCATTTCCGAAAAAATGGCATCGCAATCGCTAATCATATCATGAAAAGTGACCTTGAAAGGCTGTCTGCATTAATTGAGTATTTTCAGCCAGAAAAATTGATTGTAGTGGGGGATCTGCTTCATGCCGGTGACAATTCTGATGTGGATGAGTTTTGCCAATGGAGAAATCAATATCCTGATTTGAAGTTTTATCTTATTGAGGGAAATCACGACCGTATTTCAGAGCCTTTGGAGAAAAAGCTTTGTCTTGATTTTAAAGCATTTTTATTGGAGCTGGGAGCCTTTACGCTGATCCATGATTTTGATAAAGAGAAATCAGGTTTTCAGATCACCGGCCATATTCATCCCGGAATTGTTTTAAATTCTGCGGTGAAAAGCATAAGACTTCCCTGTTTTGCATTAAGTGAAAACCAGTTGTTACTTCCCGCCTTTAGTGAATTTACAGGTCTGGACACCAAAAACCTTCCTAAGAAAAGTAAGTTTTTGTGTTTACAAGTGATGGAATTTATGAGGTTTGAGGTTTTTATTTTAGAATTAAAAACCTCAAATACATAGTAGAATATCACCTGTTAATTAGTATTTTTACACTTTAATCAAAACAATTACAATGAAAAAACTAATTATTTTAGCGGCAAGTGCTGCTATCGTATTTACACTTAATTCCTGCACTTCTGAAAGAGATGAAGATGTTACTCCAAAAAACGATGCGAATTTCAGTAAACAAGGGCTAAAAATAGAATCATCTACTTCTAAAATTACGCCACCCATCCAAGGTGATAATCCAGACGAAACCATTGATCCAACAAAACCAGACAGACCTAGATAATAGAATCATATCATTAGCTTAGTCAAATCAACTTGTTGATTTTTTTCTCTTTGCTTTCTTAAAAATAAAGCAGCATAATTATAAAACCTTGCGTCAAATTAAAAAATACAAGGGCAGACCCATAATCTGCCCTTATATTTTTGATCATTCATTATCCTTCTATTATACAAATTACCTCTGCATAAGTATAGGTTAATTGTCTTTCTCATCCAGCCATACCACTTTTTGTACAGAAGAATGTTCTTTCCCTATAATATCTCTGTAAAGTTCCGGCCTTCTTGCTTTTAAATACCGGTATCCACCAGCCTGCGTAAGCTTTTCAGAAATAATAACAGCAGATGTAAAGCTGTCTTCAAATGACTGGCATTCTGCAATAACATCCCCAAAAGGGTCTATAATCATAGAACATCCATTTTTAAGCTGGTCATCATCCATTCCAATAGGATTTGAGAAAATGATATACGCTGCATTGTCATAAGCCCTGGCAGGAAGCCATTTCATCAGCCAGTCTCTTCCTTTCATTCCGTTAAATTCAAGTCGTAAAGAAGTAGGATCTTCTAGCCTGTTTTCCCAAAGCTGAGGATCTACAAAACCTGCTCCAGGTCTTGTGGAAGGTGTACACATCGTAACATGAGGCATGAAAATAATATCTGCACCAAGCAATTTGGTCGCCCTTACATTTTCAATAATATTATTGTCGTAGCAAATCAGAATACCACATTTCCAACCTTGAATTTCAAATACACAATATTCATTACCTGGAGTAAGATGGGGATTGATGAAGGGATGCAATTTTCTGTATTTGGCTTTCAATCCTGTATGATCTACACATACATAGGCTTTGAAGAGGTTGTTATTTTCATCCTTTTCAAAAAGTCCTGCCAGAATAACGATATTGTATTGCTCAGCAATTTGTTGCAGTCTTTTAATGCTTTCTCCATCAGGAATAAGTTCAGCAATATCCAGCAACTGATCCTTGGACAGGTTTCTGGCAAAAGTATATCCTGTAATAGAACATTCGTGAAAAGCAATCACATCAGAACCTTCAATAGAAGCTTTTTGAGCCAGTTTTTCTATAATACCCAGATTGTATTCCTTGTCGCCGCTTTTATTTTCAAATTGTGCCGTTGAAATTTTAATATTCATTGTTTTTTTCAGCAAATCTATGGCAGCCTGCTAAAGGAAAATTGTATAAATCCGACATGAGGATTACAGCTCAATAAAGTTAACGGCCATTTTATTTTCCGTGTTGGCATATTGTCTGGGAGTAAGTCCTACATTCTTTCTGAACTCCCGAATCAGGTGAGATTGATCGGAATAACCTGCATGATAGGAAAGCAAGGTCATATTTTGACCTTTATTCTCCTGTTTCATAAGACTTAAAAAATAATGAAGCCGGATAATATTGCTGTATGTTTTAGGAGAAATACCCATATAGCTTTCAAACTTCCTTTCCAGGTGGCGTTCAGAATATCCTGTAAATTTTTCCAGATCCTTAGAGAGTACGGTACCTCTATTCTGAAGGATATACTGTTGAACTGCTGCTATAAATTGGTACTCGGTGTCAATTTTTTCAGATAGAAATTTCGTAAAAAATAGATTCAGATCATGCATGATTACCAAAGGATCTGTTTTATAAAAAAGCTTCTCATGAAACGGCTGCAACGCATCTTTCAATACATCTTCAACAGAAACAATCTGATTTTTAGCCTCTTTTGCAGAGGTCTTCAGAAGAATATTTAAAAAGTAAGGCTGAAAAATAACTGCAATAAATGAGAATGTATCTTTTGAATAAAAATCTTTATAAGTATTTAAAGTTCCATAAAAAAAAAAAAAAAGGCATTTGCTCCCCGGAAAGATGAGAGTATAAACGCATATTAGCAGATAAAATTAACCCGGTACTGCCATCAGTAAATAATCTGACGTTCTTGATATCCTTTTCATTGTTTTCCAAAAAGATATAATGCCGGATAAAGGGTGCCAGATGTTTTGGCGGTGAAATCTGCATAGTCAAATGTACATAAATTTTTCCCACAGATAGCTCATAATTCCATAATTAATGCTGTTTGCTGTAAACTTATTTACAGAATATTTGCGGTGATAAAAAGAGATCAACCTTTTGTAAATTTAACAAAATATAATTTGCATATATCTTAGAATACACGAATTATTTTTTATTTGTGCATTCGTGGTAATTAAAATAAGTGTACACTTTAATAAATAGTTTCAGTAGTTTTTTATTATTCTTATTCTCTCTTAAAAAATCATAATGATTCAAATAAGCAGCATTCAATTTCATTGAAGATGAAATCCTTGCACCTAAATAAGCATCATCATAGGAAAACCCATTTGCGTCCTTGCGTTTTCCAACAAATCACATAAAAATTTAAACCGAGGTACCACGTTTTCCACCTATTTGGTCAGGTATTTGAATATTTCAATAAAATTAATTCTAGCTTCTGTAGAATTATTACGATTCAACCAATCATTTAAATATAATATTATGTCTACACAAAATCTTACCCATCTCGAAGCGATCAAAAAGATCAAAGAACTGTCAGAAAATGCAAAAATATGTATGTTCTGTACAGAATTGGAAACAGTACCTGTCAACTCGAGGCCTATGACTTTACAAGAGACAGATGACAGCGGAAACCTTTGGTTTATCAGCAGTGGAACCAGCAATAAAAATTTTGAAATAAAAGAAGACCGGAGAGTCCAGCTGTTTTTCATGAATAATAATAACTCTCAATATCTGTCTGTATATGGAAAAGCTTCTGTTTATAAAGATAAGACCACTATAAGAAGAAAAATGGTCTCCCCTTGCAAAAGCCTGGTTTGACGGAAAAGATGATCCCAATGTTACGATTATCCGTGTAGAGCCTAAAGAAACTTATTATTGGGACACCAAAGCTGGAAAACTAGTCAGTCTCTTTAGCTTTGTTGCATCAGCAATAACAGGCCATAAAACGAATAATGCTGACGGTGTTGAAGGCAATGCTATCATTTAAAAATGTAAAAAACGGCTCAAGAAATTGAGCCGTTGATACAAGATTAATAATACTAATTTTTCACATCCTCTATAGATGCTCCAAAGTTAATATGAAGAACATTCCCGCTAGGCGTTACTAAAGCAGGTACAGACTTTACCCCTGCCTTTTCAGCATCTTCAATTTTATTTTTTTCATTACCCAGATGGATAATTTCAATATTTTGCAACCCTATAAGGCCGATAATATCATGTTCTGCACTGATGCATACAGGACATCCTGCATGATAAAAAATGGACTTTTTCATAAGATGGTATTAATTAATAAGAGTTTGAATAATATTTCTTAATTCTTCAGTTTCTTTTTCATGCAATGGTTTTAAAGGACTTCTCAAATTTCCACCATCTTCACCCAGAATATTCAGCCCTGATTTCACAGCTCTTGGTAGTCCTTTATTGACAATGAATTTTAAAAGATCAAACTGTCGATAGAAAATAGTTTTTGCTTTCTCTAAATTCCCTTTTTCAACCGCATTGTAAAGACTGATAGTAAGTTCAGGAATAAGATTAGGTGCAGCCGTACACCAGCCTCTTGCCCCAGCAGAAAATGCAGCCAAAGCTAAAGGGTTTGAGCCGTTATAAAAAGCGACTTCTTCTCCCAGTTCTCTTCTCAGATAATGCATTCTCTGAATATCTCCTGTACTTTCTTTAATCATGGTTACATTAGGAATTTCAAGCAGCCTTTTTAAGAGAGACGGTGACATATCTACTCCACTTGTTGCCGGATTATTGTAAGCCATAATTGGAATAGAAATTTTACGTGCTACAGCATCATAATGCGACACAATTTCGTCATCTGTTAGTTTCCAGTAGCTCATCGGAATGATCATTACGGCATCTGCTCCTGCTTTCTCTGCAAATTGAGCATGATGAATCGTTTTCTCTGTGGTAAGATTGGAAACCCCTACAAGAGTTGGGATTCTTCCCTTTACTTGTTTTAATGTGGCTTCTGTAACTTCTTCCTTTTCTTCATCAGACAGATAAGGCATTACCCCTGTACTTCCCAAGGGAGCAATACCATGACTTCCAGAAGTGATTAGCCTTTCTACCAGGTGCTTGAAAAGAGGGATGTCTACTTTTTCATTTTCATCAAAAGGTGTTATGGGATAGGATATAATCCCTTTAAATGGTACATTTTTCATGTTTTGTTGGTTTAAAAATTTAGAATAATTTTTAGCAAAAATTTTTAACCATTAAGAGATATTTAATTTGAAGTAAAATTTCACTTTGAAAAAGAAAATCATATCCATGATCAATAAAATCAGTAGAAGTGGTCTCTTAATGGTTTAAATCATGGTATTAAAGATCCCTGCCTTCTTCTTCTCTCAGGGCTACACCCAGATTCTGTAATTGAGGAGCATTTTCGCAGGCTATATATTTGGCTGATTCTGTATCGCTCAGATTTTGGTGCTTATGCCATGCCCATGATGGAATATAAACGGCATCACCAGCTTCCCAATATACTCTTTCGTCCTCTACTTCTGTCCAGCCTTTTCCTTCAATGACAAATAATACAGTTTCATAAGTATGACGGTGTCTGTTCGTTTGTTGTCCGGGAGTTAATCCTCCAATGGTCATACTTACATTTTTACTCGGAAGATCTACAAAGAAAACAGGGTGTTTCCTTTCTGTTGAAAACTGATTATGTTCTCCTGCATTTTCTACATTTTTATGAATTAAGTGGCTTGGCTTTACATACTTTGGTCTTGCAAATGTTTCGTGAAAGTCTTTTGAACTGAATTGTTTCTTGTCCATAATGTTTTAAATTTTAAAGTTTTGTGCTTTATTGCATGACAAAATTATTCTATATTTGGACTGTTTAACTGATTCAGTTTTTATATAAATAGATAGTCCAGATGATTCGACCTTGGAAATTAGAATTTGAAATTGATAAAAAGCTTGATAAAGCGGTGTATTTACAAATAGCAGATACCCTTATTGCAGATATCCGCTCAGGCAGATTAAAGGCCGGAGATGCACTGCCCGGCAGCCGGAATCTGGCTGCGATGTTGAAAATCAACAGAAATACAGTGGTTGAAGCCTATCAGGTATTACTTAACGAAGAATGGGTGATTTCTAAAGAAAGAAAAGGAATTTTTGTTTCAGATCAATTGTCTGTCTTACACGAAAAAAGAATGGATAAGAAGTCCGATTCTTCCATCTATCCCATGGCCAATCAGGGAATAATAATTAATTTCGATGATGGTCATCCGGACAGTAAAATAGCTCCCGTAACTGAATTGGCAAGAGCCTACCGGCAGATTTTCGGAATTAAAGCAAAATGGCAGATGATGGGATATGGAGATGAACATGGGGATATCGAATTCCGAAGGATGATTTCTCAGATGTTGAACCATCAACGCGGGATGCAGATTCATGAACAGGAAATATCCATTACAAGAGGCAGTCAGATGGCTATGTTTCTGACAGCTCAAAGCCTTTTTACTTCCGGAGATTATGTTATTGTAGAAGACCCCGGTTACCAGCCAGCTTGGCAGGCTTTTGAATATGCAGGAGCTCAGCTTCTTCCTGTTTCTGTAGATGAAGAAGGAATCAATGTAAAGCATATTGAAAAACTTCTGGCAGAGCATAAAAATATCAAAGCAATATATGTAACCCCTCATCGGCAGTACCCAACAATGGTTACATTAAGTTTATCACGAAGATTAAAATTAATAGAACTCGCTAATCAACATAATATTACAATCATTGAAGATGATTATGATAATGAGTTCCATTTTGGGTACCGCCCTATTCTACCCATTTCCAGTTTTCCTGAACTTAATCATTATGTTTATATCGGGACATTAAGTAAAGTGGTGGCTCCGGCATTAAGAATTGGATATCTGGCTACTAAAAACCAGGATTTATTACAAAAGATCGGGAATTTAAGAAAGATTATTGATGTGCATGGAGATGTTATCATGGAGCAGGCTGTTTTACAGTTAATCAAAGAAGGAGCGGTAAAAAAGCACATCAGAAAAGCAACGGCCCATTATAAACACAAAAGGGATTTTGTATATAACCTTTTGAATAAGTATCTGAAGGAGGTTGCCCATTTTACCTTACCTGAAGGAGGACTGGCTTTCTGGATTGTTCCAAAAACAGCATTGGATTGGGATAAGGTAACCTCTGCATTATTAGAGAAAAACATTAAAATTATTCACCCGAAACAATATAGTAGAAACTCTGTCAATGGTTTCAGGCTAAGTTATGGCTCCGTTTCAGAGGAGCAATTGAAACAAAGTATACAGATCATTGCAGAAGTTTTTAAACAGCTTTCTTAATAAAAAGTTCTCGCAGATTCCGCAAATAACGCCAATTTTTCTGCCTGCTGTATAACTATAATTATTTCCCCATCATTATGTATTCTCATCCGTAATAATCTTTTTGGAGAAAACCAGTAAGATCAGGGAGACATAAAAACAAATAGCGCAAACCTTTATCGGTTTGCGCTATCATTTTATAAGCTATTATTCAAAATCATCCGCGAAATCTGTGTGATCTGCGAGAGACCAAAAAAATTCCCACAGATAAAACAATATGTATAGAATTATCTGCCAGAAAATAACTACTCTACTTCAAAAACTGCCTGAATTTCAACCGAAGAATTCACAGGGATAGAAGATGCTCCAAATGTAGCTCTTGCATGTTTTCCTTTTTCCCCGAAAACCTCAGCAGTAAGATCGGAAGCTATGTTCATCAGATCTGCATGTTTGGTATAATCATCT of the Chryseobacterium capnotolerans genome contains:
- a CDS encoding ligase-associated DNA damage response DEXH box helicase, encoding MAAFEHTNGFTIIQQWMKDKGIAPFKFQMDTWKKFGSGYSGMVVAPTGFGKTFSVFLALISDFLNHPENYKKGLKMIWVTPLRSLSKDIAKAMQEAMDEIGIDWVVGVRNGDTDPKIRQQQVRKIPEILVVTPESLHLLLAQKNHEIFFKDMKCVVIDEWHELLGSKRGVMVELGISQLRKYVPKLQIWGITATIGNLDEAMDVLIPYDIKKTKITAKEHKKIDIIPVFPDEVEILPWAGHLGHKLADKVVPIILESKSTIVFTNTRSQSEMWYQLLLDAYPDFAGQIAIHHSSIDAHLRIWIEENLSSGKLKAVVSTSSLDLGIDFKPVDTVIQIGSAKGVARFLQRAGRSGHSPFETSKIYCVPTHSLELIEVSALKEAVKQKVVEPREPQVLCFDVLIQFLMTLAVGNGFYPDETYERIKKVYAFQEIMDEEWKSILEFLTIGGSVLKNYEEFHKIVIMEDGLYKVTSRKIAMLHRMNMGVIVSDAMLKVKFISGGYVGMIEEYFISKLKKEERFILAGRTLEVAMIKDMTVYVRAAKGKALVPSYLGGRLPLSSNLGHFLREKLSHALSPKASEKELKFLHPLLINQEENSHIPQENEFLVEMIKNREGYHLFMYPFEGRLVHEVMAALIAFRISKLAPISFSMAMNDYGFELFSDKEIPLNEENLQQILTRDNLMNDVIASINSAEMARRKFRDIAVISGMVIQNYVGQQRSNKSLQSSAGLIFKVLEDHDSHHFLIKQAYTEVFNMQLQEQRLVEAFKRIEKSKVILKHSRSFTPLSFPIKVDSLRQTLSSEGLDARIKRMLKLSNVADI
- a CDS encoding 2,3-bisphosphoglycerate-dependent phosphoglycerate mutase, with the translated sequence MAKLFLVRHGQSLWNLENRFTGWQDIDITETGIEEAKNAGIALKKEKIDIAFTSVLLRAKHTLTIILDEIGKPNIPIVMDKALNERSYGNLEGLNKAETALKYGEEQVHTWRRSFDVVPPGGESLKDTYNRVIPYFEKEITPLLKKGENVLIVAHGNSLRALIMYLEHLSPEEILEREIATGVPVTYIFDEKFHVSRRENNYY
- a CDS encoding nitrilase family protein, producing MNIKISTAQFENKSGDKEYNLGIIEKLAQKASIEGSDVIAFHECSITGYTFARNLSKDQLLDIAELIPDGESIKRLQQIAEQYNIVILAGLFEKDENNNLFKAYVCVDHTGLKAKYRKLHPFINPHLTPGNEYCVFEIQGWKCGILICYDNNIIENVRATKLLGADIIFMPHVTMCTPSTRPGAGFVDPQLWENRLEDPTSLRLEFNGMKGRDWLMKWLPARAYDNAAYIIFSNPIGMDDDQLKNGCSMIIDPFGDVIAECQSFEDSFTSAVIISEKLTQAGGYRYLKARRPELYRDIIGKEHSSVQKVVWLDEKDN
- a CDS encoding helix-turn-helix transcriptional regulator → MKDALQPFHEKLFYKTDPLVIMHDLNLFFTKFLSEKIDTEYQFIAAVQQYILQNRGTVLSKDLEKFTGYSERHLERKFESYMGISPKTYSNIIRLHYFLSLMKQENKGQNMTLLSYHAGYSDQSHLIREFRKNVGLTPRQYANTENKMAVNFIEL
- a CDS encoding DUF6597 domain-containing transcriptional factor: MQISPPKHLAPFIRHYIFLENNEKDIKNVRLFTDGSTGLILSANMRLYSHLSGEQMPFFFFLWNFKYL
- a CDS encoding pyridoxamine 5'-phosphate oxidase family protein gives rise to the protein MSTQNLTHLEAIKKIKELSENAKICMFCTELETVPVNSRPMTLQETDDSGNLWFISSGTSNKNFEIKEDRRVQLFFMNNNNSQYLSVYGKASVYKDKTTIRRKMVSPCKSLV
- a CDS encoding thioredoxin is translated as MKKSIFYHAGCPVCISAEHDIIGLIGLQNIEIIHLGNEKNKIEDAEKAGVKSVPALVTPSGNVLHINFGASIEDVKN
- a CDS encoding dihydrodipicolinate synthase family protein, coding for MKNVPFKGIISYPITPFDENEKVDIPLFKHLVERLITSGSHGIAPLGSTGVMPYLSDEEKEEVTEATLKQVKGRIPTLVGVSNLTTEKTIHHAQFAEKAGADAVMIIPMSYWKLTDDEIVSHYDAVARKISIPIMAYNNPATSGVDMSPSLLKRLLEIPNVTMIKESTGDIQRMHYLRRELGEEVAFYNGSNPLALAAFSAGARGWCTAAPNLIPELTISLYNAVEKGNLEKAKTIFYRQFDLLKFIVNKGLPRAVKSGLNILGEDGGNLRSPLKPLHEKETEELRNIIQTLIN
- a CDS encoding cupin domain-containing protein, with protein sequence MDKKQFSSKDFHETFARPKYVKPSHLIHKNVENAGEHNQFSTERKHPVFFVDLPSKNVSMTIGGLTPGQQTNRHRHTYETVLFVIEGKGWTEVEDERVYWEAGDAVYIPSWAWHKHQNLSDTESAKYIACENAPQLQNLGVALREEEGRDL
- a CDS encoding PLP-dependent aminotransferase family protein produces the protein MIRPWKLEFEIDKKLDKAVYLQIADTLIADIRSGRLKAGDALPGSRNLAAMLKINRNTVVEAYQVLLNEEWVISKERKGIFVSDQLSVLHEKRMDKKSDSSIYPMANQGIIINFDDGHPDSKIAPVTELARAYRQIFGIKAKWQMMGYGDEHGDIEFRRMISQMLNHQRGMQIHEQEISITRGSQMAMFLTAQSLFTSGDYVIVEDPGYQPAWQAFEYAGAQLLPVSVDEEGINVKHIEKLLAEHKNIKAIYVTPHRQYPTMVTLSLSRRLKLIELANQHNITIIEDDYDNEFHFGYRPILPISSFPELNHYVYIGTLSKVVAPALRIGYLATKNQDLLQKIGNLRKIIDVHGDVIMEQAVLQLIKEGAVKKHIRKATAHYKHKRDFVYNLLNKYLKEVAHFTLPEGGLAFWIVPKTALDWDKVTSALLEKNIKIIHPKQYSRNSVNGFRLSYGSVSEEQLKQSIQIIAEVFKQLS